The Vulcanimicrobium alpinum sequence TCGACGATATCGGCCTCGTCGTGCGTGACGAGAACGACCGGGACGTCGAGCGCTCCCAGCGTTTCGCGGACGGTGCGGCGCACGGCAGCGCGCGTCGCGGGATCGAGCGCGGAGAACGGTTCGTCCAGCAAGAGGGCGCGCGGTTCCCAGGCCAGCGCCCGCGCCAGCGCGACGCGCTGGCGTTCCCCCCCGGAGAGCGCGCGCGGCCGCGCGTGCGCGAGGCGGTCGATCCCCAGCCGCTCGAGCCACGTGCGCGCGACCGCGTCGCGGTGCGCGCGCGCGATCCCGCGCGCAGCGAGCCCGTAGCCGACGTTCGCCAGCACGTCGAGGTGCGGGAAGAGCGCGTAGTCCTGAAAGACGTACGCGATGTTGCGGTGATACGGCCGGACATGGTGGGCGCGGTCGTCGAGGATCGCGTCGTCGAGCTGCACGATCCCCTCGCCCGGACGCGTCAGCCCCGCGATCGTGCGCAGCAGCGTCGTCTTCCCCGCGCCGCTCGGCCCTGCGAGGACGGT is a genomic window containing:
- a CDS encoding ABC transporter ATP-binding protein → MIRVEVRTHLREFTLTIAATFDRGVTVLAGPSGAGKTTLLRTIAGLTRPGEGIVQLDDAILDDRAHHVRPYHRNIAYVFQDYALFPHLDVLANVGYGLAARGIARAHRDAVARTWLERLGIDRLAHARPRALSGGERQRVALARALAWEPRALLLDEPFSALDPATRAAVRRTVRETLGALDVPVVLVTHDEADIVEFGARVLRIERGLLSPETRAAPSTS